A window of the Sulfurospirillum tamanense genome harbors these coding sequences:
- the rplE gene encoding 50S ribosomal protein L5, whose amino-acid sequence MRLKEKYEAEIKPVLVKEFDIKNPMLIPALEKIVISVGAGDSAKDAKVMQSMTDTISLIAGQKAMTTDARKSVAGFKVREGFPVGIKVTLRSKQMYAFLDKLISIALPRVKDFRGVPRNGFDGRGNYNFGLNEQMMFPEVVYDKVMKTHGMNITVVTTAKTDKEAFKLLELFGMPFAKGKING is encoded by the coding sequence ATGAGATTGAAAGAAAAATACGAAGCAGAAATTAAACCTGTTTTGGTAAAAGAGTTTGATATTAAAAACCCCATGCTTATTCCTGCGCTTGAAAAAATCGTTATCAGCGTGGGTGCTGGCGATTCTGCAAAAGATGCAAAAGTGATGCAAAGTATGACAGATACCATCTCTTTGATTGCTGGCCAAAAAGCAATGACAACGGATGCTCGAAAATCCGTTGCGGGTTTTAAAGTGCGCGAAGGATTTCCTGTTGGCATTAAAGTCACACTGCGCTCTAAGCAAATGTATGCATTTTTGGACAAGTTGATTTCTATTGCACTTCCACGTGTAAAAGACTTCCGTGGTGTTCCACGCAACGGATTTGATGGTCGTGGCAACTATAACTTTGGCCTGAACGAGCAAATGATGTTTCCTGAAGTGGTGTATGATAAAGTCATGAAAACCCACGGAATGAATATCACGGTTGTTACAACAGCAAAAACAGACAAAGAAGCCTTCAAGCTCCTTGAGCTTTTTGGCATGCCGTTTGCGAAGGGGAAAATCAATGGCTAA
- the rplX gene encoding 50S ribosomal protein L24, with the protein MAQKFKIKKGDTVKIIAGDDKGKTGEVIQMLPKKSQVIVKGCKVAKKAIKPSDKNPDGGFVNKEMPIDISNVAKVEG; encoded by the coding sequence ATGGCACAAAAGTTTAAAATTAAAAAGGGCGATACCGTTAAGATTATCGCTGGTGATGACAAGGGAAAAACAGGAGAAGTGATTCAAATGCTTCCTAAAAAATCCCAAGTCATTGTAAAAGGCTGCAAGGTTGCCAAAAAAGCAATCAAGCCAAGCGACAAGAATCCTGATGGTGGTTTTGTAAACAAAGAAATGCCCATCGATATCTCCAATGTTGCAAAAGTGGAGGGCTAG
- the rplN gene encoding 50S ribosomal protein L14, protein MVQSFTRLAVADNSGAKEIMCIKVLGGSKRRYASVGDVIVASVKKALPTGKVKKGQVVKAVIVRTKKEIQRENGSLIRFDENAAVILDNKREPIGTRIFGPVGREVRYANFMKIVSLAPEVL, encoded by the coding sequence ATGGTACAAAGTTTTACACGACTTGCTGTTGCGGATAACAGTGGTGCAAAAGAGATTATGTGTATCAAAGTACTCGGCGGCAGTAAGCGCCGATACGCAAGCGTTGGCGACGTTATCGTTGCTTCAGTAAAAAAAGCATTGCCAACTGGCAAGGTCAAAAAAGGACAGGTCGTGAAAGCGGTGATTGTCCGAACCAAAAAAGAGATTCAACGCGAAAACGGTTCGTTGATTCGTTTTGACGAAAATGCCGCGGTTATTCTTGATAATAAACGTGAGCCTATTGGAACACGTATTTTCGGACCCGTAGGTCGTGAAGTACGCTATGCGAACTTTATGAAAATCGTTTCTCTAGCTCCGGAGGTACTGTAG
- the rpsQ gene encoding 30S ribosomal protein S17 encodes MSLKREIQGVVVQKTGDKTATVLVERRVMHPRYHKFVKRFKKYLVHDESNVANAGDTIVAVECRPLSKRKSFRLKAVLATGVA; translated from the coding sequence ATGTCATTAAAAAGAGAAATTCAGGGAGTCGTTGTTCAAAAAACTGGCGATAAAACCGCCACTGTTTTAGTTGAGCGACGCGTTATGCACCCACGATACCATAAATTTGTCAAACGCTTTAAAAAATACCTCGTGCACGATGAAAGCAACGTAGCCAATGCTGGCGATACGATTGTTGCGGTTGAGTGCCGACCACTTTCAAAGCGAAAATCCTTTAGACTTAAGGCTGTTTTGGCCACAGGAGTTGCGTAA
- the rpmC gene encoding 50S ribosomal protein L29, translating to MKYIDLTEKSATELQGLLKEKKVLLFTLKQKLKTMQLTNPNEIGDVRKDIARINTAIAALK from the coding sequence ATGAAGTATATTGATTTAACAGAGAAAAGCGCGACAGAGCTTCAGGGATTGTTAAAAGAAAAAAAGGTGCTGTTGTTTACGTTGAAACAGAAGCTTAAAACCATGCAGCTGACAAACCCTAATGAGATTGGCGATGTTCGTAAGGACATTGCTCGCATCAACACAGCAATTGCTGCTTTAAAGTAA
- the rplP gene encoding 50S ribosomal protein L16 translates to MLMPKRTKYRKMMKGRNRGKASRGASIAFGEIAIKAIEAGRIDSRQIEAARIAMTRHVKRQAKTWIRVFPDKPLTAKPLETRMGKGKGSVDKWVMNIKPGRIIYEMAGVSEELAREALTLAMHKLPFKTKIITRESENEVY, encoded by the coding sequence ATGTTGATGCCAAAAAGAACAAAATACCGAAAGATGATGAAGGGCCGCAACCGAGGCAAAGCAAGCCGCGGCGCTTCCATTGCTTTTGGTGAAATTGCTATCAAAGCAATTGAAGCTGGACGGATTGATTCACGACAAATTGAAGCAGCACGTATCGCGATGACGCGCCACGTGAAACGTCAAGCAAAAACATGGATTCGTGTTTTTCCTGACAAGCCACTTACTGCAAAACCTCTTGAAACAAGGATGGGTAAAGGTAAAGGTTCTGTTGATAAATGGGTCATGAATATCAAGCCTGGTCGTATCATCTATGAAATGGCGGGTGTAAGTGAAGAATTGGCGCGCGAAGCGTTGACGCTTGCAATGCATAAGTTGCCATTCAAGACGAAAATCATCACGCGAGAGAGTGAAAATGAAGTATATTGA
- the rpsC gene encoding 30S ribosomal protein S3, which produces MGQKVNPIGLRLGINRNWESRWFPSKQTLSVNIGEDYAIRTFLKKELFYAGVSQILIERTAKKLRVTVVAARPGIIIGKKGSDIEKLKEKLQQLINKDVNVNIKEERRPQASAQLAAENVAMQLERRVAFRRAMKKVIQGAQKAGAKGIKICVAGRLGGAEMARTEWYLEGRVPLHTLRAKIDYGFAEAHTTYGIIGVKVWIFKGEVLAKGIQAEKPEEPKRPRSPRNRRGK; this is translated from the coding sequence ATGGGTCAAAAAGTAAATCCAATTGGTTTAAGACTTGGGATTAACCGTAACTGGGAATCTCGCTGGTTCCCTAGCAAACAGACGCTTTCTGTGAATATCGGCGAAGATTATGCCATTCGAACGTTTTTGAAAAAAGAACTTTTTTACGCAGGCGTGAGTCAGATTTTAATTGAGCGTACAGCTAAGAAACTTCGGGTAACCGTTGTTGCAGCGCGCCCTGGCATTATTATTGGTAAAAAAGGTTCTGATATTGAAAAATTGAAAGAAAAACTTCAACAATTAATCAATAAAGACGTCAATGTTAACATTAAAGAAGAGCGTCGCCCACAAGCTTCCGCACAGCTTGCAGCAGAAAACGTTGCAATGCAACTAGAGCGCCGCGTTGCCTTTAGACGAGCGATGAAAAAAGTGATTCAGGGTGCTCAAAAAGCAGGCGCCAAGGGAATCAAGATTTGTGTTGCTGGACGACTTGGCGGTGCTGAAATGGCCCGAACCGAGTGGTATTTGGAAGGACGTGTACCTTTGCACACCTTGCGCGCAAAAATCGATTACGGTTTTGCGGAAGCACATACAACTTATGGAATTATTGGCGTAAAAGTTTGGATTTTTAAAGGTGAAGTGCTTGCTAAAGGTATTCAAGCAGAAAAACCTGAAGAGCCAAAGCGACCACGAAGTCCAAGAAACAGAAGAGGTAAGTAA
- the rplV gene encoding 50S ribosomal protein L22 — MSRAVLKFIRLSPTKARLIAREVQGLNGEIALARLEFTPNKAAHVISKVIASAIANGGFEPEEVVISSCRVDAGPVLKRFRPRARGSASGIRKPTSHVLVEVSKQAKKED, encoded by the coding sequence ATGAGTAGAGCAGTATTAAAATTCATCCGTCTTTCTCCAACTAAAGCACGTTTAATTGCACGTGAAGTTCAAGGGCTTAATGGAGAGATTGCGCTAGCACGCCTAGAGTTTACTCCCAATAAAGCAGCACACGTTATCTCTAAAGTGATTGCTTCTGCAATTGCCAACGGTGGATTTGAACCAGAAGAAGTCGTTATTTCTTCTTGTCGTGTTGATGCGGGTCCCGTACTCAAACGTTTCCGTCCAAGAGCAAGAGGCAGTGCCAGTGGCATCCGCAAGCCGACCTCGCACGTGTTGGTGGAAGTAAGTAAGCAAGCAAAGAAGGAAGACTAA
- the rpsS gene encoding 30S ribosomal protein S19, which produces MARSLKKGPFVDDHVMKKVLKAKESNDTKPIKTWSRRSTILPDMIGITFQVHNGKSFIPLYITENHIGYKLGEFAPTRTFKGHKGSVQKKIGK; this is translated from the coding sequence ATGGCACGATCATTGAAAAAAGGACCTTTTGTTGACGATCATGTCATGAAAAAAGTCCTCAAAGCAAAAGAGAGTAACGATACAAAGCCAATTAAAACTTGGTCACGACGTAGCACCATTCTTCCAGATATGATTGGTATTACGTTTCAGGTCCATAATGGAAAAAGCTTTATCCCACTCTATATTACAGAGAATCACATCGGGTACAAATTGGGCGAATTTGCTCCAACACGAACGTTCAAGGGCCACAAGGGCTCTGTGCAAAAAAAGATTGGTAAATAA
- the rplB gene encoding 50S ribosomal protein L2 encodes MAIKTYKPYTPSRRYITGLSSDDITAKPSVPSLLKKLPASAGRNSNGRITSRHREAGAKKLYRIIDFKRTKFGIPGRVDAIEYDPYRNCRIALITYVDGEKRYIIQPSGLKVGDSVQSAESGLDIKPGNAMKLKNIPVGTILHNIELKPGKGAQMARSAGGYAQLMGKDEKYVIMRLPSGEMRQVLAECMATIGVVGNEDFINIVIGKAGRNRHRGIRPQTRGSAMNPIDHPHGGGEGKTNSGRHPVTPWGKPTKGAKTRRKKASDKLIISRKKGK; translated from the coding sequence ATGGCGATTAAAACCTATAAACCTTATACCCCAAGTCGCCGTTATATCACTGGACTCAGTTCGGATGACATTACGGCAAAGCCAAGTGTACCTTCGCTTCTTAAAAAGCTTCCAGCATCTGCCGGACGTAATAGCAATGGCCGTATTACTTCACGCCATAGAGAAGCTGGTGCGAAAAAACTGTACCGAATTATTGACTTCAAACGTACAAAATTCGGCATTCCTGGTCGCGTTGATGCAATCGAATACGACCCTTACCGCAACTGCCGTATTGCTTTGATTACTTATGTTGATGGGGAAAAACGTTATATTATCCAACCTTCTGGTTTAAAAGTGGGCGATAGCGTGCAATCTGCAGAATCTGGACTTGATATTAAGCCAGGCAATGCGATGAAGCTTAAAAACATCCCCGTGGGTACCATTTTGCACAACATTGAACTCAAGCCTGGCAAAGGTGCGCAAATGGCACGAAGCGCTGGTGGCTACGCACAACTTATGGGTAAAGATGAAAAATACGTCATTATGCGTCTTCCAAGTGGCGAAATGCGCCAAGTGCTTGCTGAGTGTATGGCAACAATAGGTGTTGTTGGAAATGAAGATTTCATCAATATCGTGATTGGTAAAGCGGGTCGCAACCGACACCGTGGCATCCGACCACAAACCCGTGGTTCCGCGATGAACCCAATCGACCACCCACACGGTGGTGGTGAAGGTAAAACAAACTCTGGCCGACATCCTGTAACGCCATGGGGTAAACCAACTAAAGGTGCTAAAACACGTCGCAAGAAAGCCAGTGACAAGTTGATCATCTCTCGAAAGAAAGGAAAGTAA
- a CDS encoding 50S ribosomal protein L23 — protein MADITDIRAILYTEKTLGLQEDGMVVIQTSPKMTKNGLKAVLKEYFGFTPLRVNSLRMSGKVKKFRGRIGSRPDYKKFYVKLPEGAQLENLEA, from the coding sequence ATGGCAGATATTACTGATATCAGAGCAATTCTGTACACAGAAAAAACTCTGGGTCTTCAAGAAGACGGTATGGTTGTTATCCAAACCTCTCCTAAGATGACCAAAAACGGACTCAAAGCGGTTTTAAAAGAATATTTTGGGTTTACTCCTTTGCGTGTGAATTCATTGCGCATGAGCGGTAAAGTAAAAAAATTCCGTGGTCGCATTGGGAGCAGACCTGATTATAAAAAGTTCTATGTTAAGTTGCCTGAGGGCGCTCAACTTGAGAATCTGGAGGCATAA
- the rplD gene encoding 50S ribosomal protein L4, with protein MSQAIVLNEKWEHASKIALPERYEQINAHNLYLYSKSYMAAARANTASAKTRSEVSGGGKKPWNQKGRGGARAGSSRSPVWVGGGVTFGPSTNRNYIQKVNKKQKRLALEFALHEKAAKDALFIVDTVAIESGKTKEAAAIVNKLGVRDVLIVKELMDENTFLAFRNLKNCYVIEPNELNAYLVAAFRSVMIEKAVLETLVGEA; from the coding sequence ATGAGTCAAGCAATCGTATTAAATGAAAAATGGGAGCACGCTTCCAAAATCGCTCTTCCAGAGCGATACGAGCAAATCAATGCCCATAACCTTTACCTTTATTCTAAATCCTACATGGCAGCAGCGCGCGCTAACACAGCAAGTGCAAAAACACGTAGCGAAGTAAGTGGTGGTGGTAAAAAACCATGGAATCAAAAAGGCCGTGGTGGCGCACGTGCAGGTAGCTCACGAAGCCCTGTATGGGTTGGCGGTGGCGTTACGTTTGGTCCTAGCACCAACCGTAACTACATCCAAAAAGTAAATAAAAAACAAAAACGTCTAGCCCTTGAGTTTGCTTTGCATGAAAAAGCAGCCAAAGACGCATTGTTTATCGTAGATACCGTAGCGATTGAATCGGGTAAAACCAAAGAAGCAGCCGCTATTGTCAATAAACTTGGGGTGCGCGATGTTCTTATCGTCAAAGAATTGATGGATGAAAATACATTTTTAGCATTTCGTAACCTTAAAAACTGCTATGTCATCGAGCCAAATGAGCTAAATGCCTACCTCGTGGCAGCATTCCGCTCGGTAATGATTGAAAAAGCAGTCCTTGAAACTTTAGTGGGAGAGGCTTAA
- the rplC gene encoding 50S ribosomal protein L3 — MEYIVEKIGMSRTISVPSVPVTLLKVLEAKVCEVGENNTALVAYSDGKKMNKAIAGQQKKYNLSAEYNRFATLEVNAKEAGDLDVAPLQEAKTLKVSLNSKGRGFAGVIKRHGMAGGPASHGSRFHRHGGSIGNCEWPGRVMKGRKMPGHMGNAKTTVQNEVVSFDAENGVLVLKGSTPGFNGAMGRIRIVK, encoded by the coding sequence ATGGAATATATCGTAGAAAAAATCGGAATGAGTAGAACCATTAGCGTGCCAAGCGTACCTGTGACCCTACTAAAAGTGCTAGAAGCGAAGGTGTGCGAGGTAGGTGAAAACAATACAGCACTTGTTGCCTATAGCGATGGCAAGAAAATGAACAAAGCAATCGCTGGTCAACAAAAAAAGTATAACCTCTCCGCAGAATACAACCGTTTTGCAACCTTAGAAGTCAACGCAAAAGAAGCGGGTGATTTGGACGTTGCTCCACTACAAGAAGCAAAAACATTAAAAGTAAGCCTCAACAGTAAAGGTCGTGGCTTTGCAGGTGTTATCAAGCGTCACGGCATGGCAGGTGGTCCTGCAAGCCATGGTAGCCGTTTTCACCGACACGGTGGTTCTATTGGTAACTGCGAATGGCCAGGTAGAGTCATGAAGGGTAGAAAAATGCCAGGACACATGGGCAATGCAAAAACAACCGTTCAAAACGAAGTTGTTTCATTCGATGCAGAAAATGGCGTACTCGTGCTAAAGGGATCCACTCCTGGATTTAATGGCGCTATGGGGCGGATAAGGATCGTAAAATGA
- the rpsJ gene encoding 30S ribosomal protein S10 codes for MEKIRLKLKAYDHRVLDRSVAAIVEAVKRTGAEIRGPVPMPTKIKRYTVLKSPHVNKDSREQFEMRIHARMIDIVSATSDTVDSLMKLDLAPEVNVEVRAMGK; via the coding sequence ATGGAAAAAATTCGACTTAAGCTGAAAGCTTATGACCACCGAGTTTTAGATCGATCAGTTGCAGCTATCGTAGAAGCTGTTAAGCGAACAGGCGCAGAAATTCGTGGCCCCGTTCCGATGCCTACTAAGATTAAGCGTTATACCGTGCTTAAATCTCCTCACGTCAACAAAGACTCACGAGAACAATTTGAAATGCGCATCCACGCTCGGATGATTGACATTGTCTCTGCAACCTCTGACACAGTTGATTCGCTGATGAAACTTGACCTCGCTCCTGAAGTGAACGTCGAAGTACGAGCTATGGGTAAGTAA
- a CDS encoding B12-binding domain-containing radical SAM protein: MLSQNLTCKEKPMHDIVLTTFNARYAHTALGLRYLLANLKEWQPKARLLEFVINTNVAEAAEAILACNPKIVGISAYIWNANEVRELVEIIKKIAPQIWVVLGGPEASHLPHRVDFGKADVIIQGEGEVAFYNLVTQLLTTSEPPQHRISASPVDMKTLILPYAFYTDHDIAHRTCYVEASRGCPFSCEFCLSSLDKKVREIPLPLFLDALETLWKRGVRNFKFIDRTFNLSIATATRLLDFFLAKEGEYFVHFEVIPERFPEALKERIARFAPASLQLEIGIQTLNPDIAKGIHRKLNIPKIAQNLAFLQEHTHAHLHVDLIVGLPGEDLGNFGRNLDMLQSLTQCEIQIGMLKKLSGTTLSRHDEEQGMVYADTPPYEVLQTQDVPFAAMQRMKRFARFWDLVYNSGNFKKTAPKLWRNGKVYAGFGAFSGWIYSQTESTWQISLDRLSWLIFTYLITQMHEDESFVKGLIIEDIMAVPGRKLPKFLRENTPESNVFKTQPSPANKRQRKHTAQAQ, from the coding sequence ATGTTGTCTCAAAACCTTACATGTAAAGAAAAACCGATGCACGATATTGTCTTAACCACCTTTAATGCCCGTTATGCCCACACCGCTTTGGGGTTGCGCTATTTGCTTGCCAACCTCAAAGAGTGGCAACCCAAAGCACGCCTCCTTGAATTTGTGATCAACACAAACGTGGCCGAAGCCGCCGAGGCAATCTTGGCATGCAATCCCAAGATTGTGGGCATTAGCGCGTATATTTGGAATGCCAACGAAGTGCGTGAATTGGTGGAAATTATCAAAAAAATCGCCCCACAAATCTGGGTGGTTTTAGGTGGGCCAGAAGCCAGTCATCTTCCCCATCGCGTGGATTTTGGCAAAGCAGATGTGATTATCCAAGGAGAAGGAGAGGTGGCATTTTACAATCTTGTAACGCAACTTTTAACCACGTCCGAGCCGCCGCAACACCGCATTAGCGCGTCCCCTGTGGACATGAAAACCCTCATCTTGCCCTATGCTTTTTACACCGACCATGACATTGCCCATCGCACCTGCTACGTGGAAGCTAGCCGCGGGTGCCCTTTTTCGTGCGAGTTTTGCCTCTCATCGTTAGACAAAAAAGTGCGCGAAATTCCCTTGCCACTCTTTCTTGATGCCCTTGAAACCCTGTGGAAACGGGGAGTACGAAATTTTAAATTCATCGATCGCACCTTTAATCTGAGCATTGCTACTGCGACCCGGTTGTTGGATTTTTTCTTAGCAAAAGAGGGGGAGTATTTTGTCCATTTTGAGGTGATTCCTGAACGATTTCCCGAGGCGCTCAAAGAACGCATTGCAAGGTTTGCTCCTGCTTCGCTGCAACTAGAGATCGGAATCCAAACCCTCAATCCTGACATCGCCAAAGGAATTCACCGAAAGCTTAACATCCCAAAAATTGCCCAAAACCTCGCTTTTTTACAAGAGCACACCCATGCGCATTTACATGTAGATTTGATTGTGGGATTGCCTGGAGAGGATTTGGGCAATTTTGGGCGCAACCTTGATATGCTTCAGTCCCTAACCCAGTGTGAAATTCAAATTGGGATGCTCAAAAAACTCTCGGGTACCACCCTTTCGCGTCACGATGAAGAGCAGGGAATGGTCTACGCCGACACGCCACCTTATGAGGTGTTGCAAACACAAGATGTTCCTTTTGCTGCTATGCAACGCATGAAGCGGTTTGCACGGTTTTGGGATTTGGTCTACAACAGCGGTAATTTCAAAAAAACTGCTCCAAAATTATGGCGTAACGGAAAAGTTTATGCGGGGTTTGGGGCTTTTAGCGGATGGATTTATAGCCAAACAGAATCCACATGGCAAATCTCTTTAGACAGGCTTTCTTGGCTAATTTTTACCTATTTAATCACCCAGATGCACGAAGATGAAAGCTTTGTAAAGGGGCTTATTATAGAAGACATTATGGCCGTTCCTGGGCGTAAGCTCCCTAAATTTCTAAGAGAAAATACCCCAGAAAGTAATGTTTTCAAAACTCAGCCCTCTCCTGCTAATAAACGCCAACGCAAACACACAGCACAAGCGCAATAA
- a CDS encoding ATP-binding protein: MKALETLYEKPPIFHHFHDRKVRVETPNTLVVGPKGAGKTALLLDYLSTLPPKSFLYLSLHDVRLDPRELGDALETFCKTTPLTLLVIDDYTPALALPQDIPLLLSSTDTALHVEGFTRMLVDALDFEEFMAFSKGAASSEHLFNLYANHGRSPAHVALGETELAKALQTSLLLDLYDPLLITLFRHMALSQSRPLSLHHLYQSLKPHVKLSKDSLYSAAALFERKGLLHFVSKFDAPKTPKKVYLNDFALKNALTFEKDFLRRFENIVFCELLKKHTTIYYTPVVDFYLPLAQEALVCIPFLPPELILRRFGGMVEHLRGLGIKRLSVLSVGNEGSGEKEGIVCEIIPFWEWALQC, translated from the coding sequence GTGAAAGCTCTTGAAACGTTGTACGAAAAACCCCCTATATTTCACCATTTTCATGACCGAAAAGTGCGCGTTGAAACCCCAAACACTCTTGTCGTTGGCCCTAAAGGCGCAGGAAAAACAGCTCTGCTATTAGATTACCTCTCCACCCTTCCTCCTAAATCTTTTCTTTACCTGAGCCTTCATGATGTGCGCCTTGACCCAAGAGAGCTAGGGGACGCGCTAGAAACGTTTTGCAAAACCACCCCGCTTACCCTTTTAGTCATCGACGATTACACGCCCGCACTGGCCCTTCCCCAGGACATTCCTCTTCTTCTTAGCTCCACCGATACTGCTTTACATGTAGAAGGATTTACCCGCATGCTTGTGGATGCCTTGGATTTTGAAGAGTTTATGGCCTTTAGTAAAGGAGCGGCTTCAAGCGAACATCTTTTTAACCTCTACGCCAATCACGGCAGATCGCCTGCCCATGTGGCACTAGGTGAAACCGAACTTGCCAAAGCCCTGCAGACTTCGTTGTTATTAGATTTGTACGACCCTCTTTTAATCACCCTGTTTCGCCACATGGCACTCTCGCAATCGCGCCCGCTCTCTTTGCACCACCTCTACCAATCCCTCAAACCCCATGTAAAGCTCTCTAAAGACAGTCTCTATAGCGCAGCAGCGCTGTTTGAACGCAAAGGGTTGTTGCATTTTGTCTCCAAATTTGACGCACCCAAAACGCCCAAAAAAGTCTACCTCAATGACTTTGCCCTCAAAAATGCCCTCACTTTTGAAAAAGATTTTTTACGGCGTTTTGAAAACATTGTCTTTTGTGAACTGCTCAAAAAACACACGACCATTTACTACACCCCAGTAGTGGATTTTTACTTGCCTTTAGCCCAAGAAGCGCTGGTGTGCATTCCTTTTTTGCCACCAGAACTTATCTTGCGTCGCTTTGGGGGAATGGTCGAACATTTGCGCGGTCTTGGCATTAAGCGCCTCAGTGTTTTAAGTGTTGGCAATGAAGGCAGTGGCGAAAAAGAGGGAATCGTGTGCGAGATTATTCCGTTTTGGGAGTGGGCACTTCAGTGCTAA
- a CDS encoding ribonuclease HII, which produces MLCGIDEAGRGCLAGPLVVAGCVLNTPIEGLADSKALSPKRRDILFAQITKSASFRIVWFSHTKVDTLGLSTCLHYALSRIKAHFNTHDILMDGNCTFGVEGIQTLVKADASIPEVSAASILAKVARDRYMLRMHTRFPQYGFDKHKGYGSAHHMERIQSLGPSPLQRHSFKIKSLRQPSFSF; this is translated from the coding sequence ATGTTATGTGGCATAGATGAAGCTGGACGAGGATGCCTTGCGGGGCCTTTAGTGGTCGCGGGATGTGTCTTAAATACTCCTATTGAAGGGCTCGCAGATTCTAAGGCCCTAAGCCCCAAGCGCCGTGACATCCTCTTTGCCCAAATTACCAAAAGTGCGTCTTTTAGAATTGTGTGGTTTTCCCACACCAAAGTAGACACCTTAGGCCTTAGTACCTGTTTACACTACGCCCTAAGCCGCATCAAAGCCCATTTTAACACGCACGACATCCTCATGGATGGCAATTGCACTTTTGGGGTAGAGGGGATTCAAACCCTCGTTAAAGCCGATGCAAGTATCCCCGAAGTAAGTGCGGCTAGCATCTTGGCTAAAGTTGCAAGAGACCGCTACATGCTACGAATGCACACGCGCTTTCCGCAGTACGGCTTTGATAAACACAAAGGTTACGGTTCGGCACACCACATGGAGCGCATTCAATCTTTAGGGCCAAGCCCTTTGCAACGTCACAGCTTTAAAATCAAGTCGCTCAGGCAGCCTTCGTTTTCATTTTAG